The following proteins are co-located in the Micromonospora viridifaciens genome:
- a CDS encoding 5'-3' exonuclease, whose translation MAHRPPILLIDSPSLYFRAYFGIPESAARTDDGQPVNAVRGFLDMLAQLIRTRRPDRMVCALDYDWRPTWRVELLPSYKAHRVAPEGGEVVPDTLSPQVPMILEVLDAIGIIAVGATGYEADDVLGTLSVTQPGPVEVVSGDRDLFQLVDDARQVRLLYVGRGVAKLEDCDDAAVRGRYGVPADRYADFAALRGDPSDGLPGVPGVGEKTAARLIDRYDGLPGILAALDDPASGFAPGLRAKLAAARDYLAVAPKVVRVATDVPLPELVTALPSAPADPDRLLELAQRWNLAGSCRRLVDALAAGS comes from the coding sequence GTGGCACACCGACCCCCGATTCTGCTGATCGACTCCCCCAGCCTCTACTTCCGCGCCTACTTCGGCATTCCCGAGTCGGCGGCGAGGACGGACGACGGCCAGCCGGTCAACGCCGTCCGTGGCTTCCTCGACATGCTCGCCCAGCTCATCCGCACCCGCCGGCCGGACCGCATGGTCTGTGCACTGGACTACGACTGGCGGCCGACCTGGCGGGTGGAGCTGCTGCCGTCGTACAAGGCGCACCGGGTCGCGCCGGAGGGCGGCGAGGTGGTGCCGGACACCCTCTCCCCGCAGGTGCCGATGATCCTGGAGGTGCTCGACGCGATCGGCATCATCGCGGTCGGCGCCACCGGCTACGAGGCCGACGACGTGCTCGGCACCCTCTCGGTGACCCAGCCCGGCCCGGTGGAGGTGGTCTCCGGCGACCGGGACCTGTTCCAGCTGGTCGACGACGCCCGCCAGGTGCGGCTGCTCTACGTCGGGCGCGGCGTGGCCAAGCTGGAGGACTGCGACGACGCGGCCGTCCGCGGCCGCTACGGCGTCCCCGCCGACCGGTACGCCGACTTCGCCGCCTTGCGCGGCGACCCGAGCGACGGCCTCCCCGGCGTGCCCGGCGTGGGCGAGAAGACGGCCGCCCGGCTGATCGACCGGTACGACGGGCTGCCCGGCATCCTCGCCGCGCTCGACGACCCGGCGTCCGGGTTCGCCCCCGGCCTGCGGGCCAAGCTGGCGGCGGCCCGGGACTACCTGGCGGTCGCGCCGAAGGTGGTGCGGGTGGCCACCGACGTGCCGCTGCCGGAGCTGGTCACGGCGTTGCCGAGCGCGCCGGCGGACCCGGACCGGCTGCTGGAGCTGGCGCAGCGGTGGAACCTCGCCGGTTCGTGCCGGCGCCTGGTCGACGCCCTCGCCGCCGGCTCCTGA
- a CDS encoding DUF4037 domain-containing protein — protein MDFVPGLTLCRRLHDEVLAPLLARRLPGFRYAAGLLDGGSELLGLDTPRSTDHDWGPRAQLFVADAADVAPVRAVLDTELPGEFLGWPTRFAGGPDVRLGVVRADGDRHGVSVDELGGWLRGRLGCDPRAGMGVADWLCAPTQRLAELTGGAVFHDGLDGELTAARARLAWYPDDVWRYVLASGWQRIGQAEHLAGRCAEVGDELGSRVVTGGLARDLMRLGLLLHRRWPPYAKWLGTVFAALPAADPVLDALAAALGPGDWPERQAGLVRALETVARWTNETGLAAPVDPTVRPFHDRPFLVMDAHRFVAALRAAVEDPALRARPPIGAIDQYVDNVDVLTHPERVRRVAAAVLPA, from the coding sequence ATGGATTTCGTACCCGGGCTGACGCTGTGCCGGCGCTTGCACGACGAGGTCCTCGCCCCGCTGCTGGCCCGCCGCCTGCCCGGCTTCCGCTACGCCGCCGGGCTGCTCGACGGCGGCTCGGAACTGCTCGGGCTGGACACCCCGCGCTCCACCGACCACGACTGGGGGCCGCGCGCACAGCTCTTCGTCGCCGATGCCGCCGACGTCGCGCCGGTACGGGCGGTGCTGGACACGGAGCTGCCCGGGGAGTTCCTCGGCTGGCCGACCCGGTTCGCCGGCGGCCCGGACGTCCGGCTCGGCGTGGTACGCGCCGACGGCGACCGGCACGGGGTGAGCGTCGACGAGTTGGGCGGATGGCTGCGCGGGCGGCTCGGCTGCGACCCGCGCGCCGGGATGGGGGTGGCGGACTGGCTCTGCGCCCCCACCCAACGGCTCGCCGAGCTGACCGGCGGGGCGGTCTTCCACGACGGGCTCGACGGGGAGCTGACCGCCGCCCGCGCCCGGCTGGCCTGGTATCCGGACGACGTCTGGCGGTACGTGCTGGCGTCCGGCTGGCAGCGGATCGGCCAGGCCGAACACCTGGCCGGCCGGTGCGCCGAGGTCGGCGACGAGCTGGGCAGCCGGGTGGTGACCGGCGGCCTGGCCCGGGACCTGATGCGCCTCGGTCTGCTGCTGCACCGGCGCTGGCCCCCGTACGCGAAGTGGCTCGGCACGGTCTTCGCCGCGCTGCCGGCGGCGGACCCGGTGCTGGACGCCCTGGCCGCCGCCCTCGGGCCCGGCGACTGGCCGGAACGGCAGGCCGGGCTGGTCCGGGCGCTGGAGACCGTCGCGAGATGGACCAACGAGACCGGGCTGGCCGCCCCGGTCGATCCGACCGTGCGGCCGTTCCACGACCGGCCCTTCCTGGTCATGGACGCGCACCGGTTCGTCGCCGCGCTGCGCGCCGCGGTCGAGGATCCCGCGCTGCGGGCCCGCCCGCCGATCGGTGCCATCGACCAGTACGTCGACAACGTCGACGTGCTCACCCACCCGGAGCGGGTACGCCGGGTCGCCGCGGCCGTACTACCTGCCTGA
- a CDS encoding EamA family transporter, producing MTTDGTSTAPALARGTDGRLGAVGLVLGGALSVQFGSAVAALLFPHTGVAGAVTLRLAIGALLMLAVCRPRLRGHARADWVAVVAFGLSLAGMNSVFYQAIERIPLGPAVTLEVLGPLALSVVTARRPAAWCWAALALGGVALLGQGGFERLNPVGAGLALVAGAMWAAYIVCSARVGGRFPRADGLALALAVAALVTLPIGLVDSGSRLWHPAVLGLGTGLALLASVLPYTLELAALRRLPTATFAVLMSLGPAIAALAGWLVLGQELEPMEIVAIGLVIAASVGAVRAGNPAAAPADIGASELVSEAAGPPPAPR from the coding sequence ATGACGACCGACGGGACCTCGACCGCACCTGCCCTGGCCAGGGGCACCGACGGTCGCCTCGGTGCCGTCGGGCTGGTGCTGGGCGGGGCGCTCTCGGTGCAGTTCGGGTCGGCGGTCGCCGCGCTGCTGTTCCCGCACACCGGGGTGGCCGGAGCGGTGACGCTGCGACTGGCCATCGGGGCGCTGCTGATGCTCGCCGTGTGCCGGCCCCGGCTGCGCGGTCACGCCCGCGCCGACTGGGTCGCCGTGGTCGCCTTCGGGCTGTCGCTGGCCGGCATGAACTCGGTCTTCTATCAGGCCATCGAGCGGATCCCGCTCGGCCCGGCGGTGACCCTGGAGGTGCTCGGGCCGCTGGCGTTGTCGGTGGTCACCGCCCGCCGGCCGGCCGCCTGGTGCTGGGCCGCCCTGGCCCTGGGCGGGGTGGCGCTGCTCGGGCAGGGCGGCTTCGAGCGGCTGAACCCGGTCGGGGCCGGGCTGGCGCTGGTCGCGGGCGCGATGTGGGCGGCGTACATCGTCTGCTCAGCCCGGGTGGGCGGGCGGTTTCCCCGCGCCGACGGGCTGGCCCTGGCGCTGGCGGTGGCCGCGCTGGTCACCCTGCCGATCGGGCTGGTCGACTCGGGCAGCCGGCTGTGGCACCCGGCGGTGCTGGGGCTCGGCACCGGGCTGGCCCTGCTCGCCTCGGTGCTGCCGTACACCCTGGAGTTGGCGGCGCTGCGACGACTGCCCACCGCGACCTTCGCCGTGCTGATGAGCCTCGGGCCGGCGATCGCCGCGCTGGCCGGCTGGCTGGTGCTCGGTCAGGAACTGGAGCCGATGGAGATCGTCGCGATCGGCCTGGTGATCGCCGCCAGCGTCGGCGCGGTCCGGGCCGGCAATCCGGCCGCCGCGCCCGCCGACATCGGCGCCAGCGAGCTGGTCAGCGAAGCAGCCGGACCGCCGCCGGCACCGCGGTGA
- the tatC gene encoding twin-arginine translocase subunit TatC — protein MAFALKKRGPSKFEQAADGSMTLMEHVRELRNRLFRASLAIVGGLIVGFWLADPVFDLLKRPYCRLPDTTNALGECQDLLALAPTSAFMLKLKLALWLGLIIGGPVWLYQLWAFIAPGLHRHERKWAYVFVSIAAPLFAAGGVLAYFVVDKGLGFLMDAGVGGLGNQFAAEPYIAFVTNMILLFGVAFEFPLILLMLNFTGVASARRLLSWWRAVIFVSFAFAAIATPDPGPFGMTLLALALSLLYFVAVGVAFLNDKRRGRGRELYAGVADDEVSPLDLSTEPVEAAGRVEASAPIEAPEPIAAPAPIERRYDDMT, from the coding sequence GTGGCCTTCGCGTTGAAGAAGCGCGGCCCGAGCAAATTCGAGCAGGCCGCCGACGGCTCCATGACGCTCATGGAGCACGTCCGTGAGCTGCGGAACCGGCTGTTTCGCGCGTCGCTGGCGATCGTCGGCGGCCTGATCGTCGGCTTCTGGCTGGCCGATCCGGTCTTCGACTTGCTGAAGCGGCCGTACTGCCGGCTGCCCGACACGACGAACGCGCTGGGCGAGTGCCAGGACCTGCTGGCCCTGGCGCCGACGAGCGCGTTCATGCTGAAGCTGAAGCTGGCGCTCTGGCTCGGCCTGATCATCGGCGGGCCGGTCTGGCTCTACCAGCTCTGGGCGTTCATCGCCCCGGGCCTGCACCGGCACGAGCGCAAGTGGGCGTACGTCTTCGTGTCGATCGCCGCGCCGCTGTTCGCCGCCGGCGGGGTGCTGGCCTACTTCGTGGTCGACAAGGGCCTCGGTTTCCTCATGGACGCCGGGGTCGGCGGGTTGGGCAACCAGTTCGCCGCCGAGCCGTACATCGCGTTCGTCACCAACATGATCCTGCTGTTCGGGGTGGCGTTCGAGTTCCCGCTGATCCTGCTCATGCTCAACTTCACCGGGGTGGCCAGCGCCCGGCGCCTGCTGAGCTGGTGGCGCGCGGTGATCTTTGTATCGTTCGCGTTCGCGGCGATCGCCACGCCGGATCCGGGTCCGTTCGGCATGACGCTGCTGGCCCTCGCGCTTTCCCTGCTCTACTTCGTCGCGGTCGGGGTGGCCTTCCTCAACGACAAGCGGCGCGGGCGGGGGCGGGAGCTGTACGCGGGCGTCGCCGACGACGAGGTGTCGCCGCTGGACCTGTCCACCGAGCCGGTGGAGGCCGCGGGGCGGGTCGAGGCGTCCGCGCCGATCGAGGCACCCGAGCCGATCGCCGCACCGGCGCCGATCGAACGCCGCTACGACGACATGACCTGA
- a CDS encoding diacylglycerol kinase, giving the protein MLAVTAHDLVPPGPVAVLANSTAGRGRHRGLLPRLVDRLARAGRPVRVLAAGTPAEAEATCHAAVADGAGALVAVGGDGTVHRALQAVAGTAVPFGPVPAGTGNDFAADTGFPADPLAAVEAIVNALRAGRTRPVDLARVTTADGGERWYGAVLAAGFDAIVNERANRMRWPRGPRRYDLAILVELARLRPRRYRLRLDGIEHEVDAVLVAVGNCASYGGGMRICPDADPTDGLLDVVVGGRFNRRTLIRVKPRIYRGTHVAHPLVRVHRARTVELDATGITTYADGERTADLPVRITAVPAAVRLLR; this is encoded by the coding sequence GTGCTCGCCGTGACCGCGCACGATCTTGTCCCGCCCGGCCCCGTCGCCGTGCTCGCCAACTCGACCGCCGGCCGGGGACGGCACCGTGGCCTGCTGCCCCGGCTGGTGGATCGGCTGGCGAGGGCCGGCCGGCCGGTCCGGGTGCTGGCGGCGGGTACCCCGGCCGAGGCGGAGGCCACCTGCCACGCCGCGGTCGCCGACGGCGCCGGGGCGCTGGTCGCGGTGGGTGGGGACGGCACGGTCCACCGGGCGTTGCAGGCCGTCGCCGGTACGGCCGTGCCGTTCGGCCCGGTCCCCGCCGGCACCGGCAACGACTTCGCGGCCGACACCGGCTTCCCCGCCGACCCGCTCGCGGCGGTCGAGGCGATCGTCAACGCGCTGCGCGCCGGCCGGACGCGCCCCGTCGACCTGGCCCGGGTGACCACCGCCGACGGCGGGGAGCGCTGGTACGGGGCGGTGCTGGCGGCCGGCTTCGACGCGATCGTCAACGAGCGGGCCAACCGGATGCGCTGGCCACGCGGCCCGCGCCGGTACGACCTGGCCATCCTGGTCGAGCTGGCCCGGCTCCGGCCGCGCCGTTACCGGCTGCGTCTCGACGGGATCGAGCACGAGGTGGACGCCGTCCTCGTCGCCGTGGGCAACTGCGCCAGCTACGGCGGCGGGATGCGGATCTGCCCCGACGCCGACCCGACCGACGGGCTGCTGGACGTGGTGGTGGGCGGGCGCTTCAACCGGCGCACCCTGATCCGGGTCAAGCCTCGCATCTACCGGGGCACGCACGTCGCGCACCCGCTGGTACGCGTCCACCGGGCCCGGACGGTGGAGCTGGACGCAACCGGCATCACCACCTATGCCGACGGGGAGCGGACGGCCGACCTGCCGGTGCGGATCACCGCGGTGCCGGCGGCGGTCCGGCTGCTTCGCTGA
- a CDS encoding helix-turn-helix transcriptional regulator: MTRPTARAGRASADRLARLLNLVPYLLARPGIEIAEAARDLGVTERQLREDLELLWVCGLPGYGPGDLIDMAFDGDRVTITYDAGIDRPLRLTPDEALALVVALRMLAETPGVANREAVERALAKIEDAAGDLAGAPVEVRLPGDTARVRELRAAVERGRALRITYYTAARDETTERTIDPLRMLMVGGRAYVEAWCRRAEAVRLFRADRIDAVTELDEPAAVPPQARPHDLSDGVFRPSPDLPLITLRIGRGERWITEYYPCEQVAADGEQWLVSLRVTDLGWARRFVLGLGPDVTVVAPAELAEQVRAQAVAALDAYATPVERADPAVAGRSQ, from the coding sequence GTGACGCGCCCGACGGCCCGGGCTGGCCGTGCCTCCGCCGACCGGCTCGCCCGGCTGCTCAACCTGGTGCCCTACCTGCTGGCCCGCCCCGGCATCGAGATCGCCGAGGCGGCCCGGGACCTGGGCGTGACCGAGCGGCAGCTCCGCGAGGATCTGGAGCTGCTCTGGGTGTGCGGGCTGCCCGGCTACGGCCCGGGCGACCTGATCGACATGGCGTTCGACGGTGACCGGGTCACCATCACCTACGACGCCGGGATCGACCGGCCGTTGCGGCTCACCCCGGACGAGGCGCTCGCCCTGGTGGTGGCGTTGCGGATGCTCGCCGAGACGCCCGGGGTGGCCAACCGGGAGGCGGTGGAGCGGGCCCTCGCCAAGATCGAGGACGCGGCCGGGGACCTGGCCGGCGCCCCGGTGGAGGTCCGGCTGCCCGGCGACACCGCCCGGGTGCGTGAGTTGCGGGCGGCTGTGGAGCGCGGCCGGGCGCTGCGGATCACCTACTACACCGCCGCCCGGGACGAGACCACCGAGCGGACCATCGACCCGCTGCGGATGCTGATGGTCGGCGGCCGGGCGTACGTGGAGGCGTGGTGCCGCCGCGCCGAGGCGGTCCGGCTGTTCCGGGCCGACCGGATCGACGCGGTCACCGAGCTGGACGAGCCGGCCGCGGTGCCGCCGCAGGCCCGCCCGCACGACCTCAGCGACGGGGTGTTCCGCCCCTCGCCGGACCTGCCGCTGATCACCCTGCGGATCGGCCGGGGCGAGCGGTGGATCACCGAGTACTACCCGTGCGAGCAGGTGGCGGCCGACGGTGAGCAGTGGCTGGTGTCGCTGCGGGTGACCGACCTCGGGTGGGCGCGGCGGTTTGTGCTGGGGCTCGGCCCGGACGTCACCGTGGTCGCCCCGGCCGAGCTGGCCGAGCAGGTCCGCGCCCAGGCGGTCGCCGCCCTCGACGCGTACGCGACGCCGGTGGAGCGCGCCGACCCGGCGGTGGCCGGCCGCAGCCAGTAG
- a CDS encoding HAD family hydrolase, which yields MPDHAEPSHASSSADDTVRPSPSRRPVEAVLFDFHGTLAQVEEPREWVLAAAAACGVELDRVRATALADRLLTAGRAGGPLPARVPPRLAELWADRDLYPHAHRGAYTGLAETVDAGIDGLADALYERVLVPEGWVPYPDTEAVLRTLRRAGVKVAVVSNIGFDIRPFFTAWGLDGLIDAYALSYEVGRCKPDPGIFLRACGMLGVDPERALMVGDTPADAGAVGAGCAVLVLPCADAGRPNGLGAALDLAVPA from the coding sequence GTGCCGGATCATGCCGAACCGTCCCACGCCTCGAGCAGCGCCGACGACACCGTCCGCCCGAGCCCGTCCCGCCGGCCGGTCGAGGCGGTGCTCTTCGACTTCCACGGCACCCTCGCCCAGGTGGAGGAGCCCCGGGAGTGGGTGCTGGCCGCCGCGGCGGCGTGCGGCGTGGAGCTGGACCGGGTCCGCGCCACCGCGCTGGCCGACCGGCTGCTCACCGCGGGCCGGGCCGGCGGGCCGCTGCCGGCCCGGGTGCCGCCCCGGCTGGCCGAGCTGTGGGCCGACCGTGACCTCTACCCGCACGCTCACCGCGGTGCGTACACGGGGCTGGCGGAGACCGTCGACGCGGGCATCGACGGGCTCGCCGACGCGCTCTACGAACGGGTGCTGGTCCCCGAGGGCTGGGTGCCGTACCCGGACACCGAGGCGGTGCTCAGGACGCTGCGCCGGGCCGGGGTGAAGGTGGCGGTGGTCAGCAACATCGGCTTCGACATCCGGCCGTTCTTCACCGCCTGGGGCCTCGACGGGCTGATCGACGCGTACGCGCTGTCGTACGAGGTGGGGCGCTGCAAGCCGGATCCGGGGATCTTCCTGCGCGCCTGCGGGATGCTCGGCGTCGACCCGGAGCGGGCGCTGATGGTGGGCGACACCCCGGCCGACGCCGGCGCCGTCGGGGCCGGTTGCGCGGTGCTGGTGCTGCCCTGCGCCGACGCCGGCCGGCCCAACGGGCTGGGGGCTGCGCTCGACCTCGCCGTGCCCGCCTGA
- a CDS encoding DEAD/DEAH box helicase gives MSSPAERYAAARRRAAQASAFPALHEFAQELGFDLDDFQREACQALERGSGVLVCAPTGAGKTVVGEFAVHLALRGTPGGPAAADGGAEPTIRRKCFYTTPIKALSNQKYHDLVERYGTEQVGLLTGDNAINGDAPVVVMTTEVLRNMLYAGSATLEGLAYVVMDEVHYLADRFRGGVWEEVIIHLPASVTLVSLSATVSNAEEFADWLVTVRGETAVVVSEHRPVPLWQHMLVGRRMFDLFHDADAARKHDVHPELLRYTRDTMRRLELGEGRSAFPGGGRRGPRWRGPMRPDIVDRLDREGLLPAILFIFSRAGCDAAVQQCLAAGLRLTSPEERAEIRRVVEARVTAIPGEDLSVLGYWEWLDGLERGLAAHHAGMLPAFKEVVEELFVRGLVKAVFATETLALGINMPARCVVLERLVKFNGEAHVDLTPGEYTQLTGRAGRRGIDVEGHAVVVWSPETDPRHVAGLASTRTYPLRSSFRPSYNMAVNLVGTVGAEPARALLESSFAQFQADRSVVGLARQVQRNTETIEAYGTEAACHHGDFDEYFALRVAIADRERAIARQGQTQRKAAAIASLERLRVGDVIRVPSGRRAGLAVVLDPATGGFGEPRPLVLTQDRWAGRVSPGDFTTPAEVLTRIRVPKHFNHRSPAARRDLAAAVSGTGLDRHDGRRGGRSRQAAGEDHRLSQLRAELRRHPCHACPEREEHARWAERRRRLERDTEELRQRVAGRTGSLARTFDRIVALLTARGYLSAEGEVTDAGRMLGRIWTEADLLVAECLRRKVWDGLSPAELAAAVSVVVFEARRDVDERASLPRGPVAEAVDETLKLWNDIEADEAARGLAVTREPDLGFAWPIYRWARGEALAKVLASGHQIDGEMPAGDFVRWARQVVDLLGQLADSGGASTELRATARQAIAAVNRGVLAYHAAA, from the coding sequence ATGTCGAGCCCCGCCGAGCGGTACGCCGCGGCGCGCCGCCGGGCCGCGCAGGCCTCCGCCTTCCCGGCCCTGCACGAATTCGCCCAGGAGTTGGGGTTCGACCTTGACGACTTCCAGCGTGAGGCGTGCCAGGCCCTGGAGCGGGGCAGCGGCGTGCTGGTCTGCGCCCCGACCGGGGCGGGCAAGACCGTGGTGGGCGAGTTCGCCGTACACCTGGCGCTGCGCGGCACGCCCGGCGGGCCGGCGGCGGCCGACGGCGGCGCGGAGCCGACCATCCGGCGCAAGTGCTTCTACACCACGCCGATCAAGGCGCTGTCGAATCAGAAGTACCACGACCTGGTGGAGCGCTACGGCACCGAGCAGGTCGGCCTGCTCACCGGCGACAACGCGATCAACGGCGACGCGCCGGTGGTGGTGATGACCACCGAGGTGCTGCGCAACATGCTCTACGCCGGCTCGGCCACCCTCGAGGGCCTGGCCTACGTGGTGATGGACGAGGTGCACTACCTCGCCGACCGCTTCCGGGGCGGCGTCTGGGAAGAGGTGATCATCCACCTGCCCGCCTCGGTCACCCTGGTCTCCCTCTCGGCCACCGTCTCCAACGCCGAGGAGTTCGCCGACTGGCTGGTCACCGTGCGCGGCGAGACCGCCGTGGTGGTCAGCGAGCACCGGCCGGTGCCGCTGTGGCAGCACATGCTGGTCGGCCGGCGGATGTTCGACCTGTTCCACGACGCCGACGCCGCCCGCAAGCACGACGTGCACCCGGAGCTGCTGCGCTACACCCGGGACACGATGCGCCGGCTCGAGCTGGGGGAGGGCCGCAGCGCCTTCCCCGGCGGCGGCCGGCGGGGCCCGCGCTGGCGCGGCCCGATGCGCCCCGACATCGTCGACCGGCTCGACCGGGAGGGGCTGCTCCCGGCGATCCTGTTCATCTTCAGCCGGGCCGGCTGTGACGCCGCCGTGCAGCAGTGCCTGGCCGCCGGGCTGCGGCTGACCTCCCCGGAGGAGCGCGCCGAGATCCGTCGGGTGGTCGAGGCCCGGGTCACCGCCATTCCAGGCGAGGATCTGTCGGTGCTCGGCTACTGGGAGTGGCTCGACGGCCTGGAGCGCGGGCTGGCGGCCCACCACGCCGGCATGCTGCCCGCGTTCAAGGAGGTCGTCGAGGAGCTGTTCGTCCGGGGCCTGGTGAAGGCCGTCTTCGCCACCGAGACCCTCGCGCTGGGCATCAACATGCCGGCCCGCTGCGTCGTGCTCGAACGCCTGGTCAAGTTCAACGGCGAGGCGCACGTCGACCTCACCCCCGGGGAGTACACGCAGCTCACCGGCCGGGCCGGCCGCCGGGGCATCGACGTGGAGGGGCACGCGGTGGTGGTCTGGTCGCCGGAGACCGACCCCCGGCACGTCGCCGGCCTCGCCTCCACCCGCACCTATCCGCTGCGGTCCAGCTTCCGGCCGTCGTACAACATGGCGGTCAACCTGGTCGGCACGGTCGGCGCCGAGCCCGCCCGGGCGCTGCTGGAGTCCTCGTTCGCGCAGTTCCAGGCGGACCGGTCGGTGGTCGGCCTGGCTCGGCAGGTGCAGCGCAACACCGAGACCATCGAGGCGTACGGCACGGAGGCGGCCTGCCACCACGGCGACTTCGACGAGTACTTCGCCCTGCGAGTGGCCATCGCCGACCGGGAACGCGCCATCGCGCGGCAGGGGCAGACCCAGCGCAAGGCCGCCGCCATCGCCTCGCTGGAGCGGCTGCGGGTCGGTGACGTGATCCGGGTGCCGTCCGGCCGGCGGGCCGGCCTCGCCGTGGTGCTCGACCCGGCCACCGGCGGCTTCGGCGAGCCGCGCCCGCTGGTGCTCACCCAGGACCGGTGGGCCGGCCGGGTCAGCCCGGGCGACTTCACCACCCCGGCCGAGGTGCTCACCCGGATCCGGGTGCCCAAGCACTTCAACCACCGGTCCCCGGCGGCCCGGCGGGACCTGGCCGCCGCGGTCAGCGGCACCGGCCTGGACCGGCACGACGGCCGGCGCGGCGGGCGGTCCCGGCAGGCCGCCGGCGAGGACCACCGGCTCAGCCAGCTCCGCGCCGAGCTGCGCCGGCACCCGTGCCACGCCTGCCCGGAGCGGGAGGAGCACGCCCGCTGGGCCGAGCGGCGCCGCCGCCTGGAACGCGACACCGAGGAGCTGCGCCAGCGGGTCGCCGGCCGGACGGGGTCCCTCGCCCGCACCTTCGACCGGATCGTGGCGCTGCTGACCGCGCGCGGCTACCTCTCCGCCGAGGGCGAGGTCACCGACGCCGGGCGGATGCTCGGCCGGATCTGGACCGAGGCGGACCTGCTGGTCGCCGAGTGCCTGCGCCGCAAGGTGTGGGACGGGTTGTCGCCGGCCGAGCTGGCCGCCGCGGTGTCCGTGGTGGTCTTCGAGGCCCGCCGGGACGTCGACGAGCGGGCCTCCCTGCCGCGCGGCCCGGTCGCCGAGGCGGTCGACGAGACGCTCAAGCTGTGGAACGACATCGAAGCGGACGAGGCCGCCCGGGGTCTCGCCGTCACCCGGGAGCCCGACCTCGGGTTCGCCTGGCCGATCTACCGCTGGGCCCGCGGCGAGGCGCTCGCCAAGGTGCTCGCCAGCGGCCACCAGATCGACGGCGAGATGCCCGCGGGTGACTTCGTCCGCTGGGCGCGGCAGGTGGTCGACCTGCTCGGCCAGCTCGCCGACTCCGGCGGCGCGTCCACCGAGCTACGGGCCACCGCCCGGCAGGCGATCGCCGCGGTCAACCGGGGCGTGCTGGCCTACCACGCCGCCGCCTGA
- a CDS encoding TOPRIM nucleotidyl transferase/hydrolase domain-containing protein gives MDLRRGLTDAAGLDAATVVLVEGDSDRRAIETVARRHGRSLHGVAVVPMGGVTNVRHFVELFRGRRLAGLYDAAEEGYVRRALTDGGFDAARSSAGLADLGFHACRADLEDELIRALGTGAVEQLVEAVGDLRSFRLFQRQPAQRDRPLARQLHRFIGTRAGRKSHYATLLADALDPAQTPPPLDRLLARL, from the coding sequence GTGGACCTGCGACGCGGCCTGACGGACGCCGCCGGCCTGGACGCCGCGACGGTGGTGCTGGTCGAGGGCGACAGCGACCGCCGCGCCATCGAGACGGTCGCGCGGCGGCACGGCCGCTCGCTGCACGGGGTGGCGGTGGTGCCGATGGGCGGCGTGACGAACGTCCGGCACTTCGTCGAGCTGTTCCGCGGCCGCCGGCTGGCCGGCCTCTACGACGCCGCCGAGGAGGGGTACGTCCGGCGCGCTCTGACCGACGGCGGCTTCGACGCGGCCCGGTCCTCGGCGGGGCTGGCGGACCTGGGCTTCCACGCCTGCCGGGCCGACCTGGAGGACGAGCTGATCCGGGCGCTCGGCACCGGGGCGGTCGAGCAGCTCGTCGAGGCCGTGGGGGACCTGCGCTCGTTCCGGCTCTTCCAGCGGCAACCCGCCCAGCGGGACCGGCCGCTGGCCCGCCAGCTGCACCGGTTCATCGGCACCCGGGCCGGCCGCAAGAGCCACTACGCCACCCTGCTCGCCGACGCCCTCGACCCCGCCCAGACGCCGCCGCCGCTGGACCGACTGCTGGCCCGGCTCTGA
- the tatA gene encoding Sec-independent protein translocase subunit TatA has translation MGALRPWHIAVLVVVLILLFGAKRLPDAARSLGRSLRIIKAETKSLQDDDRDLAEKADAQAGYQPLPPNAGQQQYAPQQPPQQQYAPQPQQPVDPVQRVRDN, from the coding sequence ATGGGTGCCCTCAGGCCGTGGCACATCGCCGTACTCGTGGTTGTGCTGATCCTGCTCTTCGGCGCGAAGCGGCTCCCCGACGCGGCCCGTTCGCTGGGCCGCTCGCTGCGGATCATCAAGGCCGAGACCAAGAGCCTGCAAGACGACGACCGTGACCTGGCCGAGAAGGCCGACGCGCAGGCCGGCTACCAGCCGCTCCCGCCGAACGCCGGCCAGCAGCAGTACGCGCCGCAGCAGCCTCCGCAGCAGCAGTACGCCCCGCAGCCGCAGCAGCCGGTCGACCCGGTGCAGCGCGTCCGCGACAACTGA